GGTGCTGACAAAAAAGCCGCTCAAATTTATGGATATAGTCGTAGCACTGCGCGCCCCAGCCATTGGCAGCGGCATCGGTGGCATAGCCAACTTCAAGCGCGGTAATAGAAGGCTTGGTATAGGCAATCCGCTCGTTCATACCACCTCCAGCGTGGGCACTACGGTGACAAAGCGCGTCCCCGCCTCTCGCAGAAAGCTCAGCTGTTGCATCACTTCCATCTTGATATTCCAGGGCAAAATCAGCACCACCTCTGGCGGCGTACTCGCTAACACTTCAGGTGCGACAATGGGAATATGGCTGCCGGGCAAGTACTTACCTTGCTTTGAAGCTGCTGCATCACAGACATAGGGTAAAAGGTCGGGCTTGATGCCAGCATAGTTAAGCAGGGTGTTGCCCTTGGCGGCGGCGCCATAGGCCACAACGCGTCGTCCGGCACGTTTTTGTTCTAACAAAAAGCCCAGCAAATCATCCTTAATTTTATCGGCTTTCTGCTGAAAGGATGTGTATGTGGTTAAAGAGAAAAGCCCCGCTTGTTTCTCACGCGCGAGAATATTCTCTACCTGAAGGCTTGCCTCTCGCTCATCATCCGCATGGCACGCCCATACACGCAGACTGCCACCATGTGTGCTGAGGGAATCAACGTCAAAGACTTTAAGCCCCACACTCGAGAGAATGGTACTGACCGTTTGCAAAGACAAATAAGAAAAGTGTTCGTGATAAATCGTGTCGAACTGACCAAGAGTAATAAGCTCAAGCAGGTGAGGAAATTCAAGCGTGATAGTCCCCGTGGGCTTCAGCAAAGCTTTCAGACCACGACTAAAATCATTGATGTCAGGCACATGGGCAAACACGTTATTACCAATGATCAGATCAGCCTGAGGCCCTTCTTGTGCCAGCGTCTTTGCTAACGCCTCACCAAAAAATGCAGACAACACAGGAATACCCTGCAAGCGTGCCGCCTCTGCCGTGCTTTGCGTCGGCTCAATGCCTAAACAAGGAATCGCTTTAGCCACCATGTTGCGCAGCAGGTAGCCATCATTGGAGGCAACCTCCACCACAAAGCTATCACGACCAAGCGCCAACTTATGCTCCACCTCATCGCAATAGTGTTTCGCATGGGCAAGCCAGCCCGTTGAGGTGCTCGAGAAGTAGGCATAATGCTGATCAAACAATGTATCGGCCGCCGCATAATCTTCGGTTTGTACCAGCCAACAGTGGCCGCACACTTTCACGCGTAACGGGAAATAAGTCTCAGGCAGCTGCAGCTGCTCTTTTGTCAGATAAGCATTTGAAGGCGGAGCAAAACCAAGATCGACAAATCGATGGTGCAAAGGATGAGCACAATGGCGGCACTTCATCAACCTTTCACTCCTGTAAAACCTTGCTCCAGCATGGGGTGTTGCTGATCACGTGCAGATAGACTATGGGGAGCCAGCGGCCAGCTAATCGCCAGACGCGGA
This Pokkaliibacter sp. MBI-7 DNA region includes the following protein-coding sequences:
- a CDS encoding class I SAM-dependent methyltransferase — translated: MKCRHCAHPLHHRFVDLGFAPPSNAYLTKEQLQLPETYFPLRVKVCGHCWLVQTEDYAAADTLFDQHYAYFSSTSTGWLAHAKHYCDEVEHKLALGRDSFVVEVASNDGYLLRNMVAKAIPCLGIEPTQSTAEAARLQGIPVLSAFFGEALAKTLAQEGPQADLIIGNNVFAHVPDINDFSRGLKALLKPTGTITLEFPHLLELITLGQFDTIYHEHFSYLSLQTVSTILSSVGLKVFDVDSLSTHGGSLRVWACHADDEREASLQVENILAREKQAGLFSLTTYTSFQQKADKIKDDLLGFLLEQKRAGRRVVAYGAAAKGNTLLNYAGIKPDLLPYVCDAAASKQGKYLPGSHIPIVAPEVLASTPPEVVLILPWNIKMEVMQQLSFLREAGTRFVTVVPTLEVV